One window from the genome of Aeromonas sp. FDAARGOS 1405 encodes:
- a CDS encoding GFA family protein, with amino-acid sequence MKELHASCLCGAVALTLPDQFDYMGNCHCSECRKFSGGDYASVGGLDGDKVTIAKGSEAIGRYQKSDETSLAFCRHCGSSLFSQKSSSGKINLRLGVLDDVPSQRPAFHIFVGSKAPWHQIGDDCPQFDTRPPV; translated from the coding sequence ATGAAAGAGTTACATGCCAGCTGCCTGTGCGGCGCCGTCGCCCTGACCCTGCCGGATCAGTTCGACTATATGGGGAACTGCCACTGCAGCGAATGCCGCAAATTTTCAGGGGGAGATTACGCCTCGGTCGGCGGACTGGATGGTGACAAGGTGACCATCGCGAAGGGGAGCGAGGCCATCGGCCGCTACCAGAAATCGGACGAGACCAGCCTCGCCTTCTGCCGCCACTGCGGCTCCAGCCTGTTCAGCCAGAAGAGCAGCAGCGGCAAGATCAACCTGCGCCTCGGGGTACTGGACGATGTGCCGAGCCAGCGGCCCGCGTTTCACATCTTTGTCGGCTCCAAGGCGCCCTGGCACCAGATTGGCGACGACTGCCCGCAATTTGATACCCGCCCGCCGGTCTGA
- the torT gene encoding TMAO reductase system periplasmic protein TorT, with protein MRSVCLSLLLLLLPACALAFEVDHWPDGAFGGKPARLNWQGPAPVTRPLTLCALYPHLRDAYWLSVNQGMVEEAKRLGVKLRIHEAGGYGALAEQRRQLQQCVSEGSDAILLGAVSYDGLGEAIVASPLPVFGLVNDLPAGLVKAKVGVSWYQMGWRMGHWLAQHHPAGSKPVSVALFPGPQASGGNNFVEPGFADAIKGSAIKLVTTERGDNSREIQRTLVQQTLARYPDLDYLVGGAIAAEVAVNELAQRHLDRPQVLSTYFSHGVQRGLRRGKILAANSDQMRLQGRLAVAQAVCLLQHPDAKAEQCPRVMGPPILTLSAPLADPADSLSDGAFRPVYRVE; from the coding sequence ATGCGAAGCGTCTGTCTCTCCCTGTTGCTCCTGCTGCTCCCGGCCTGCGCCCTCGCCTTCGAGGTGGATCACTGGCCGGACGGCGCCTTCGGCGGCAAGCCGGCCCGTCTGAACTGGCAGGGGCCTGCCCCCGTCACGCGCCCCCTGACCCTGTGCGCCCTCTACCCCCACCTGCGCGACGCCTACTGGCTGTCGGTCAATCAGGGCATGGTGGAGGAGGCCAAGCGACTCGGCGTGAAGCTGCGTATCCACGAGGCGGGGGGCTACGGCGCCCTTGCCGAACAGCGCCGCCAGTTGCAGCAGTGCGTGAGCGAGGGGAGCGATGCCATCCTGCTCGGCGCGGTGAGCTACGACGGGCTCGGCGAGGCGATCGTCGCCAGCCCGCTGCCGGTGTTCGGCCTGGTCAACGATCTGCCCGCCGGTCTGGTCAAGGCCAAGGTGGGGGTCTCCTGGTATCAGATGGGCTGGCGCATGGGCCACTGGCTGGCGCAGCATCACCCCGCCGGCAGCAAGCCGGTCTCGGTCGCCCTCTTCCCAGGCCCGCAGGCAAGCGGCGGCAACAACTTCGTCGAGCCGGGCTTTGCCGATGCCATCAAGGGGAGCGCCATCAAGCTGGTCACCACCGAGCGCGGCGACAACAGCCGGGAAATCCAGCGCACGCTGGTGCAGCAGACGCTGGCCCGCTATCCCGACCTCGACTATCTGGTGGGCGGCGCCATCGCCGCCGAAGTAGCGGTCAACGAGCTGGCACAGCGCCATCTCGACAGGCCTCAGGTGCTGAGCACCTACTTCAGCCACGGGGTACAGCGGGGCCTGCGCCGGGGCAAGATCCTGGCCGCCAACAGCGATCAGATGCGGCTGCAGGGGCGCCTTGCGGTCGCTCAGGCGGTCTGCCTGCTGCAACACCCTGATGCCAAGGCCGAGCAGTGCCCGCGGGTGATGGGGCCACCCATTCTGACGCTGTCTGCGCCGCTGGCCGACCCCGCCGATTCCCTCTCGGATGGCGCTTTTCGTCCCGTCTATCGGGTCGAATAG
- the nrdR gene encoding transcriptional regulator NrdR, with protein MHCPFCSAVDTKVIDSRLVAEGHQVRRRRECLLCHERFTTFEMAELVMPRVIKSNGSREPFNEDKLRAGILRALEKRPVSMEAIEKAVNHIKSRLRATGEREVASELVGNLVMDELKSLDKVAYIRFASVYRSFEDIREFGEEIAKLEK; from the coding sequence ATGCATTGCCCATTCTGTAGTGCGGTTGATACCAAGGTGATCGATTCCCGTCTGGTGGCCGAAGGCCATCAAGTGCGCCGCCGTCGTGAGTGTCTGCTCTGTCACGAGCGTTTTACCACCTTCGAGATGGCCGAGCTGGTGATGCCCCGCGTCATCAAGTCCAACGGTTCCCGCGAGCCGTTCAATGAAGACAAGCTGCGCGCCGGCATCCTGCGGGCGCTGGAGAAGCGGCCGGTGAGCATGGAGGCCATCGAAAAAGCGGTCAACCATATCAAATCCCGCCTGCGTGCCACCGGCGAGCGCGAAGTCGCCTCCGAGCTGGTGGGCAATCTGGTGATGGATGAACTCAAGAGTCTGGACAAGGTGGCCTATATCCGCTTTGCCTCCGTCTATCGCAGCTTCGAAGATATTCGCGAGTTCGGTGAAGAGATCGCCAAATTGGAGAAATGA
- the ribBA gene encoding bifunctional 3,4-dihydroxy-2-butanone-4-phosphate synthase/GTP cyclohydrolase II → MALSTTQEIIADIKAGKMVILMDDEDRENEGDLIMAASCVRPEDINFMARYGRGLICLTLTRDRCKQLALPLMVDRNNAQFSTAFTVSIEAAEGVTTGISAADRAVTVQAAVAPNAKAADLVQPGHIFPLMAQDGGVLTRAGHTEAGCDLARLAGFEPAAVIVEILNEDGTMARRPDLELFAEEHGIKLGTIADLIEYRNQHETTVEKVAECKLPTEFGEFDLITFRDTIDNQVHFALKKGEVQADQPTLVRVHLHDVLSDLLLTDRHAARSWPLPKSMARIADEGGVLVILGAEAHGAELLARVKGFEAADKGLAPEGAKWQGTSRRVGVGSQILKALGVSKMRLLSSPKKYHALGGFGLEVVEYVGE, encoded by the coding sequence ATGGCGCTGAGCACAACCCAGGAAATCATTGCCGATATCAAGGCTGGCAAGATGGTGATCCTGATGGATGACGAGGACAGGGAGAACGAAGGGGACCTCATCATGGCCGCCTCCTGCGTCCGTCCGGAGGATATCAACTTCATGGCCCGCTACGGCCGTGGCCTCATCTGCCTGACATTGACCCGGGATCGCTGCAAGCAATTGGCGCTGCCGCTGATGGTGGATCGCAACAATGCCCAGTTCTCCACCGCTTTTACCGTCTCCATCGAGGCGGCGGAAGGGGTGACCACTGGTATCTCAGCCGCCGATCGTGCGGTGACCGTGCAGGCGGCAGTGGCGCCCAATGCCAAGGCAGCCGATCTGGTGCAGCCGGGCCACATCTTCCCGCTGATGGCGCAGGATGGCGGCGTGCTGACCCGTGCCGGCCACACCGAAGCGGGCTGCGATCTGGCCCGTCTGGCCGGTTTCGAGCCTGCCGCCGTCATCGTCGAGATCCTCAACGAAGATGGCACCATGGCGCGCCGTCCGGATCTGGAGCTGTTCGCCGAGGAGCACGGCATCAAGCTTGGCACCATCGCCGACCTTATCGAGTACCGCAACCAGCACGAGACCACGGTCGAGAAGGTGGCCGAGTGCAAGCTGCCCACCGAGTTTGGCGAGTTTGACCTCATCACCTTCCGCGACACCATCGACAATCAGGTTCACTTCGCCCTGAAAAAGGGTGAGGTGCAGGCTGATCAGCCGACCCTGGTGCGCGTCCACCTGCACGATGTGCTGAGCGATCTGCTGCTGACCGACCGCCATGCAGCACGCAGCTGGCCGCTGCCTAAATCCATGGCCCGCATCGCTGACGAAGGCGGCGTGCTGGTGATCTTGGGAGCGGAAGCACACGGCGCCGAGCTGCTGGCCCGGGTCAAGGGCTTTGAAGCCGCTGACAAGGGGTTGGCACCGGAAGGAGCCAAGTGGCAGGGCACCTCGCGCCGGGTGGGTGTCGGTTCCCAGATCCTCAAGGCCCTTGGCGTGAGCAAGATGCGCCTGTTGAGCTCGCCGAAGAAGTACCATGCCCTCGGTGGTTTCGGTCTGGAAGTGGTTGAGTACGTCGGCGAGTAA
- the torR gene encoding two-component system response regulator TorR translates to MSYHILVVEDDAVTREKLTGYFEREGYRVTAVENGQEMRAVLAEQTVDLVMLDINLPGEDGLLLTRELRARSTVGIILVTGRSDAVDRIVGLEMGADDYVTKPFELRELLVRVKNLLWRISLAAAAPSEPAVADDAVRFGPWRFDIPRRQLSKDGVPVRLTKAEYEVLVAFVAHAGRVLSRERILTLISHRGDGPSDRTIDVLIRRLRGKMEADPRDPQLFVTVHGEGYLFAGEIAS, encoded by the coding sequence ATGAGTTACCACATTCTGGTTGTTGAAGATGATGCGGTTACCCGCGAGAAGCTGACCGGCTATTTCGAGCGGGAGGGCTATCGGGTGACGGCGGTCGAAAATGGCCAGGAGATGCGCGCCGTGCTGGCGGAACAGACGGTCGATCTGGTGATGCTGGATATCAACCTGCCGGGGGAAGATGGTCTGCTGCTGACCCGTGAACTACGGGCGCGCAGCACGGTGGGGATCATTCTGGTCACCGGCCGCAGCGATGCGGTGGACCGGATTGTCGGCCTCGAGATGGGGGCCGATGACTATGTCACCAAGCCGTTCGAGCTCAGGGAACTGCTGGTGCGGGTCAAGAATCTGCTGTGGCGGATCTCGCTGGCGGCCGCCGCGCCGAGCGAGCCTGCGGTGGCTGACGATGCGGTGCGCTTTGGCCCCTGGCGTTTTGATATTCCCCGCCGCCAGCTCAGCAAGGACGGAGTGCCGGTGCGTCTGACCAAGGCCGAATATGAAGTGCTGGTGGCCTTTGTCGCCCATGCCGGACGGGTGCTCAGTCGGGAGCGGATCCTGACCCTCATCAGCCATCGCGGCGATGGCCCGAGCGATCGCACCATAGACGTGCTGATCCGGCGGCTGCGCGGCAAGATGGAAGCGGATCCGCGGGATCCCCAGCTGTTTGTCACCGTCCATGGTGAAGGCTATCTGTTTGCCGGTGAGATAGCCTCCTGA
- the ribE gene encoding 6,7-dimethyl-8-ribityllumazine synthase codes for MKVIEGNIAAPEARIAIVVARFNSFINDSLVNGAVDVLKRQGQVQDSNLTLVKVPGAVEMPLVIKKLAKSGQYDAIVAVGTVIRGGTYHFDLVANENSKGMAQVMMEYEIPVAFGVLTTENIEQAIERAGTKAGNKGAEAALAALEMINVLKELDV; via the coding sequence ATGAAGGTTATCGAAGGAAATATCGCCGCTCCTGAGGCGCGCATTGCTATTGTTGTTGCCCGTTTCAACAGCTTCATCAACGACAGTCTGGTGAACGGCGCGGTGGACGTACTGAAGCGTCAAGGTCAAGTGCAGGACAGCAACCTGACACTGGTAAAAGTGCCGGGCGCGGTTGAAATGCCATTGGTCATCAAGAAGCTGGCCAAGAGTGGTCAATACGACGCCATCGTGGCGGTCGGTACTGTCATCCGTGGCGGTACCTACCACTTCGACCTGGTGGCAAACGAGAACAGCAAGGGCATGGCCCAGGTAATGATGGAATATGAAATTCCCGTTGCCTTCGGTGTGCTGACCACTGAAAACATTGAACAAGCCATCGAGCGTGCAGGTACCAAGGCGGGTAACAAGGGTGCAGAGGCTGCACTGGCAGCGCTCGAAATGATCAACGTCCTGAAAGAACTGGACGTGTAA
- the nusB gene encoding transcription antitermination factor NusB: MKPSERRKARHCATQAIYQWQMTKANVGDIEEQFKIDQDTKGVDLNYFRDLLFGVALHCSELDKVFAPFLSRPLEEVDMVDKAILRLATYELTRRDDVPPRVVINEAIELAKAFAADDSHKFVNGVLDKVIKSLNKR, translated from the coding sequence TTGAAACCGTCTGAGCGCCGTAAAGCCCGCCATTGCGCCACCCAGGCCATCTACCAGTGGCAGATGACCAAGGCTAACGTGGGTGACATCGAAGAGCAGTTCAAGATCGATCAGGACACCAAGGGTGTAGACCTGAACTATTTCCGCGATCTGCTGTTCGGGGTAGCCCTCCACTGCAGCGAGCTGGACAAGGTGTTTGCACCTTTCCTTTCCCGTCCGCTGGAAGAAGTGGACATGGTGGACAAGGCGATCCTGCGTCTGGCGACCTACGAGCTGACCCGTCGTGATGATGTACCGCCGCGCGTGGTCATCAACGAAGCGATCGAGCTGGCCAAAGCTTTTGCTGCCGATGACAGCCACAAGTTTGTCAACGGTGTACTGGACAAGGTGATCAAGTCGCTGAACAAGCGTTGA
- a CDS encoding riboflavin synthase, whose product MFTGIIEAVGTLAELRRQGDDMALTVHAPGLDFSDVKLGDSIATNGVCLTVVALGDKSYTADVSLETLSRTGFAAARVGDRVNLEKALMPTSRLGGHLVSGHVDGVGEVKSVSSSGRAIEYWIKAPGEHSRYIAEKGSIAVDGISLTVNAVQGDLFRLTIVPHTAQETTIASWKPGHKVNLEVDQIARYLERLMMGKSQESSASTLTLDKLAKAGFL is encoded by the coding sequence ATGTTTACCGGAATTATCGAAGCGGTGGGAACCCTGGCCGAGCTGCGCCGTCAGGGCGACGACATGGCCCTCACCGTCCACGCACCAGGTCTGGATTTTAGCGACGTCAAACTGGGCGACTCCATCGCCACCAACGGCGTCTGCCTCACCGTCGTGGCGCTGGGCGACAAGAGTTATACCGCCGATGTGTCGCTGGAAACCCTCTCCCGTACCGGTTTTGCCGCCGCCAGAGTGGGCGATCGGGTCAACCTCGAGAAGGCGCTGATGCCCACCTCCCGCCTCGGCGGCCATCTGGTCTCCGGCCATGTGGATGGGGTAGGGGAGGTGAAAAGCGTCTCCAGCAGCGGCCGCGCCATCGAGTACTGGATCAAGGCGCCGGGGGAACACTCCCGCTACATCGCCGAGAAAGGCTCCATTGCGGTGGATGGCATCAGCCTCACCGTCAACGCGGTGCAGGGGGACCTTTTCCGCCTGACTATCGTGCCCCACACCGCGCAGGAGACCACCATCGCCAGCTGGAAGCCGGGTCACAAGGTCAACCTCGAGGTCGATCAGATCGCCCGTTATCTGGAGCGGCTGATGATGGGCAAGAGTCAGGAGAGCAGCGCCTCCACCCTGACTCTGGACAAGCTGGCCAAGGCCGGTTTTCTCTGA
- the ribD gene encoding bifunctional diaminohydroxyphosphoribosylaminopyrimidine deaminase/5-amino-6-(5-phosphoribosylamino)uracil reductase RibD, protein MFSQDDYQWMSRALELARRGRYTTAPNPCVGAVLVKDGVVVGEGWHQKAGEPHAEVYALRAAGDNARGATAYVTLEPCSHHGRTPPCAEALINAGVARVVAAMVDPNPQVGGRGLRMLSEAGIKTDFGLLASEAEALNSGFFKRMRTAFPRVTVKLGASLDGRTAMASGESQWITSPDARRDVQRLRARHDAVLSSAETVLADGASLTVRWDELPPSVKASYPKETLRQPLRVIVDSQNRLTSDLPLFQSESPVLLARHKASGEWPEWVQQLELPLLDGKLDLVSLFMLLAKQNVNSVLVEAGPRLCGALLEKGLVDELVLYQAPKLMGDEGRGLFHLPGLTRLFQAPKLAIKDVRMVGPDIRITAKIA, encoded by the coding sequence ATGTTTAGTCAAGATGATTACCAATGGATGAGTCGGGCCCTCGAACTGGCCCGCCGCGGCCGCTACACCACGGCCCCCAACCCCTGCGTCGGCGCCGTGCTGGTGAAAGATGGCGTGGTGGTTGGCGAAGGGTGGCATCAGAAGGCGGGCGAGCCCCATGCCGAGGTTTACGCCCTGCGCGCCGCCGGTGACAACGCCCGTGGCGCTACCGCCTATGTGACCCTCGAACCCTGCTCCCACCACGGTCGTACTCCCCCCTGTGCCGAGGCGCTGATCAACGCCGGCGTGGCCCGGGTGGTAGCAGCCATGGTCGATCCCAATCCCCAGGTGGGCGGACGTGGCCTGCGTATGCTCTCCGAAGCGGGCATCAAGACCGATTTCGGCCTGCTGGCGAGCGAAGCCGAAGCGCTCAACTCGGGCTTTTTCAAGCGGATGCGTACCGCCTTCCCGCGGGTGACCGTCAAGTTGGGAGCCAGCCTCGATGGCCGCACCGCCATGGCGAGCGGCGAGAGCCAGTGGATCACCTCCCCCGATGCGCGCCGCGATGTGCAACGACTGCGGGCCCGCCACGATGCGGTACTCTCCAGCGCTGAAACCGTGCTGGCCGACGGTGCCTCCCTGACCGTGCGCTGGGACGAGCTTCCCCCCTCGGTCAAGGCGAGCTATCCCAAAGAGACCCTGCGCCAGCCGCTGCGGGTCATCGTCGATTCGCAAAACCGCCTTACCTCGGATCTGCCGCTGTTCCAGAGCGAGAGTCCGGTGCTGCTGGCCCGTCACAAGGCGTCCGGCGAGTGGCCCGAGTGGGTGCAGCAGCTGGAGCTGCCGCTGCTGGATGGCAAGCTGGATCTGGTCAGCCTCTTCATGCTGCTGGCCAAACAGAACGTCAACTCGGTGCTGGTCGAGGCGGGCCCGCGGCTGTGCGGCGCTCTGCTGGAAAAAGGGCTGGTGGATGAGCTGGTGCTCTATCAGGCTCCAAAATTGATGGGTGACGAGGGGCGTGGCCTGTTCCATCTGCCCGGCCTGACCCGGCTGTTCCAGGCGCCCAAGCTCGCCATCAAGGATGTGCGCATGGTGGGGCCGGATATTCGCATTACCGCCAAAATAGCCTGA
- the glyA gene encoding serine hydroxymethyltransferase, with the protein MLKRDMTIANYDPQLWQAITDETRRQEEHIELIASENYTSPRVMEAQGSQLTNKYAEGYPSKRYYGGCEYVDVVETLAIERAKELFGATYANVQPHSGSQANSAVYMALLQPGDTVLGMNLAHGGHLTHGSPVNFSGKLYNIVPYGIDESGKIDYDDMERQAVEHKPKMMIGGFSAYSGIVDWARMREIADKVGAYLFVDMAHVAGLIAAGVYPNPVPHAHVVTSTTHKTLAGPRGGLILSAADDEELYKKLNSAVFPGGQGGPLMHVIAGKAVAFKEALEPEFKTYQAQVVKNAKAMAATFIERGYKIVSGGTDNHLMLVDLIGRELTGKDADAALGKANITVNKNSVPNDPRSPFVTSGVRIGTPAITRRGFKEAESIELTHWICDVLDNHDNDAVLATVREKVLDICRRFPVYG; encoded by the coding sequence ATGTTGAAACGTGACATGACCATCGCCAATTATGATCCGCAATTGTGGCAGGCCATCACAGACGAAACCCGTCGTCAGGAAGAGCATATCGAGCTGATTGCGTCTGAGAACTACACCAGCCCCCGTGTCATGGAAGCCCAGGGCTCCCAGCTGACCAACAAGTACGCTGAAGGTTACCCCTCCAAGCGTTACTACGGTGGTTGCGAGTATGTGGATGTGGTCGAAACCCTGGCTATCGAGCGCGCCAAAGAGCTGTTCGGTGCCACTTACGCCAACGTGCAGCCGCACTCCGGCTCTCAGGCCAACAGCGCCGTTTACATGGCTCTGCTGCAGCCGGGCGACACCGTACTGGGCATGAACCTGGCACACGGCGGTCACCTGACCCACGGCTCTCCGGTCAACTTCTCCGGCAAGCTTTACAACATCGTGCCTTACGGTATCGATGAGTCCGGCAAGATCGACTACGACGACATGGAACGTCAGGCTGTCGAGCACAAGCCGAAGATGATGATCGGTGGCTTCTCCGCCTACTCCGGCATCGTTGACTGGGCCCGCATGCGCGAAATCGCCGACAAGGTCGGTGCCTACCTGTTCGTCGACATGGCCCACGTGGCGGGTCTGATTGCCGCTGGCGTCTACCCGAACCCGGTTCCCCACGCTCACGTGGTCACCTCCACCACCCACAAGACCCTGGCTGGTCCGCGCGGTGGTCTGATCCTCTCCGCCGCTGACGACGAGGAGCTCTACAAGAAGCTCAACTCTGCCGTCTTCCCGGGGGGTCAGGGTGGCCCGCTGATGCACGTCATCGCCGGTAAAGCCGTTGCCTTCAAAGAGGCGCTGGAGCCGGAGTTCAAGACCTATCAGGCTCAGGTCGTGAAAAACGCCAAGGCGATGGCTGCGACCTTCATCGAGCGCGGTTACAAGATCGTCTCCGGCGGTACCGACAACCACCTGATGCTGGTTGATCTGATCGGTCGCGAGCTGACCGGTAAGGACGCTGACGCTGCGCTGGGCAAAGCCAACATCACCGTCAACAAGAACTCCGTGCCCAATGACCCGCGCTCCCCGTTCGTCACCTCCGGTGTGCGGATCGGTACCCCGGCCATCACCCGCCGCGGTTTCAAGGAAGCCGAGTCCATCGAGCTGACCCACTGGATCTGTGACGTACTGGACAACCACGACAACGATGCCGTGCTGGCCACCGTACGCGAGAAGGTGCTGGATATCTGCCGCCGCTTCCCGGTCTATGGCTGA
- the torS gene encoding TMAO reductase system sensor histidine kinase/response regulator TorS, translating into MRIFSGLGGKLLLAFSLMALLTLSASLLGWVGLSHLRQLEQGVQQTLADQELARTLSRLSGEIQSASRLLATATSEQEREHQGRLLTLQGQQLQQVLAQLGRGQGSTSLDQLSQSIIGNLGQQGWLVGERLTLMAQGEAQRARLVAAAGQIAELARSQMENAETVMVAGLGSLYQQQSTQVARTLDRLLEQDLDWLEQMTELRHRTLMQQQRIEEMWRSERQEQLQTLLQEGQRELAILQLRAGAVTDPARRQAVEQALTVLTQSDKLVQLRSDWLGKGEALRVLANANEALMSSLNQQVGELVSRARDSLGQSQQALSQRLRLLEQALMGIGLLTLLLLMLLMWRMVYGRIVWPLQRAVAGMSRLARGDLAPLEPIASTGHDELAELGRALQVFRDNAVELGRYQRELESRVEERTGQLSHANERLNEEVEKQRQARAEAEQANRAKSVFLATMSHEIRTPMNGILGGLTLLEDTHLSDTQQHYLAAIEHSGESLLEILNDILDYSKIEAGHVEARREPFPLFQLVDELSALFRPKAAAKGVTLALEYAPGLAPVVEGDLGKLRQVLGNLLGNAVKFTARGQITLTVAPLACQGPCAEPCIRFVVRDTGPGIPADEQEAVFEAFRQRKRDIGHQGGTGLGLAISRKLVAAMGGELILVSEPGKGCEFSFSLPLQRSSAQLPAEAQPLHLGQSRDILLVEDNEINRLVAHGMLTRLGHRVTLAEDGRSALALVTEHPFELALLDINLPDMDGMTLREDLAAISEEMHERPLPAIAISAQMYPEDIRHCLAAGFVDFVGKPVRLAVLANAIDQLFRQEGASIEPQVQLSVAVPPTNQPRWANPVLDADLPLLGMARIRQLVALFESQGRVLVDKLTQGEGSEQRQLAHKLKGSALALGLTEFASHCAALEAGGGEAAAIGGQFDAAVSGLQQWLAANRDAPF; encoded by the coding sequence GTGAGAATCTTTTCCGGCCTGGGTGGCAAGTTGCTGCTGGCCTTCTCCCTGATGGCGTTGCTGACCCTGAGTGCCTCCCTGCTGGGCTGGGTGGGGCTTAGCCATCTGCGCCAGCTGGAGCAAGGGGTGCAGCAGACTCTGGCCGATCAGGAGCTGGCCCGCACACTCTCTCGCCTCAGCGGCGAGATCCAGAGCGCGTCACGGCTGCTGGCCACCGCAACCAGCGAGCAGGAGCGGGAGCATCAGGGACGCTTGCTCACCCTGCAGGGGCAACAGCTACAACAGGTACTGGCGCAACTCGGCCGTGGGCAGGGTTCAACAAGCCTCGATCAGCTCAGTCAGAGCATCATCGGCAATCTGGGTCAGCAGGGCTGGCTGGTGGGAGAGCGACTGACCCTGATGGCGCAGGGCGAGGCGCAGCGGGCCCGTCTGGTGGCGGCGGCCGGGCAGATCGCCGAGCTGGCGCGCAGCCAGATGGAGAACGCCGAAACCGTGATGGTGGCGGGGTTGGGTTCCCTCTACCAACAGCAAAGTACGCAGGTGGCCCGGACGCTGGACCGCCTGCTAGAACAGGATCTCGACTGGCTGGAGCAGATGACCGAGCTGCGTCATCGCACCCTGATGCAGCAGCAGCGCATCGAAGAGATGTGGCGCAGCGAACGACAGGAACAGTTGCAAACGCTATTGCAAGAGGGGCAGCGGGAGCTGGCCATCTTGCAACTGCGGGCCGGGGCGGTGACCGATCCGGCTCGCCGTCAGGCGGTGGAGCAGGCGCTGACCGTGCTGACGCAGAGCGACAAGCTGGTGCAGTTGCGCAGCGACTGGCTCGGCAAGGGGGAGGCGCTGCGGGTGCTGGCCAATGCCAATGAAGCCCTGATGAGCAGCCTCAACCAGCAGGTCGGAGAGCTGGTCAGCCGTGCTCGCGATTCGCTGGGGCAGAGCCAGCAGGCGCTAAGCCAGCGCCTCAGGCTGCTGGAGCAGGCGTTGATGGGCATTGGCCTGCTCACGCTGCTACTACTGATGCTGCTGATGTGGCGCATGGTCTACGGCCGGATCGTCTGGCCGCTGCAACGGGCGGTGGCGGGGATGAGCCGGTTGGCGCGCGGGGATCTGGCACCTCTTGAGCCGATCGCCAGCACCGGGCACGATGAGCTGGCGGAGCTGGGCCGAGCTTTACAGGTGTTTCGTGACAATGCGGTGGAGCTGGGCCGCTATCAGCGCGAGCTTGAGTCGCGGGTCGAGGAGCGCACCGGCCAGCTCAGCCACGCCAACGAGCGGCTCAATGAGGAGGTGGAGAAGCAGCGGCAGGCCCGCGCCGAGGCAGAGCAGGCCAACCGCGCCAAGTCGGTGTTTCTCGCCACCATGAGCCACGAGATCCGCACCCCCATGAACGGCATTCTCGGGGGCCTGACGCTGCTGGAAGATACCCACCTCAGCGATACCCAGCAGCACTATCTGGCCGCCATCGAGCACAGCGGTGAATCCCTGCTGGAGATCCTCAACGACATTCTCGACTACTCCAAGATCGAGGCGGGCCATGTGGAGGCGCGCCGCGAACCCTTCCCCCTGTTCCAGCTGGTGGATGAGCTGAGCGCGTTGTTTCGGCCAAAGGCAGCGGCCAAGGGGGTCACCCTGGCGCTGGAATATGCGCCCGGGCTGGCGCCTGTGGTCGAGGGGGATCTAGGCAAGCTGCGGCAGGTGCTCGGCAACTTGCTCGGCAATGCGGTCAAGTTTACCGCCCGTGGCCAGATTACCCTGACGGTGGCGCCCCTTGCCTGCCAAGGCCCTTGCGCCGAGCCCTGCATCCGCTTCGTGGTGCGCGATACCGGCCCCGGCATTCCGGCCGATGAGCAGGAGGCGGTGTTCGAGGCGTTTCGCCAGCGCAAACGTGATATAGGCCATCAGGGCGGCACCGGGCTGGGTCTGGCGATCAGCCGCAAGCTGGTGGCCGCCATGGGGGGCGAGCTGATCCTTGTCAGCGAACCGGGCAAGGGGTGTGAATTCAGCTTCAGCCTGCCCTTGCAACGCTCGAGCGCCCAGCTGCCTGCCGAGGCACAGCCGCTGCATCTTGGTCAGTCCCGCGACATCCTGTTGGTGGAGGATAACGAGATCAACCGGTTGGTGGCGCACGGCATGCTGACCCGCCTCGGCCATCGCGTCACCCTGGCGGAGGATGGTCGCAGCGCACTGGCGCTGGTGACCGAGCATCCCTTCGAGCTGGCGCTGCTCGATATCAATCTGCCCGATATGGACGGCATGACTCTGCGCGAGGATCTGGCCGCCATCAGCGAGGAGATGCATGAGCGGCCGCTGCCCGCCATCGCCATCTCGGCCCAGATGTATCCGGAGGATATCCGCCACTGCCTTGCCGCCGGCTTTGTCGATTTTGTCGGCAAGCCGGTGCGGCTGGCGGTGCTGGCGAACGCTATCGATCAGCTGTTTCGGCAAGAAGGAGCCTCTATCGAGCCGCAGGTGCAGTTATCAGTAGCCGTGCCCCCAACTAACCAGCCCAGGTGGGCCAATCCGGTGCTGGATGCCGATCTGCCCCTGCTCGGCATGGCGCGGATCCGCCAGCTGGTCGCGCTGTTTGAGTCGCAAGGGCGGGTGTTGGTGGATAAGTTGACTCAGGGGGAGGGAAGTGAGCAACGTCAGCTGGCGCACAAGCTCAAGGGGAGTGCGCTGGCGCTGGGGTTGACCGAATTTGCCAGCCATTGCGCGGCCCTTGAGGCGGGGGGCGGTGAGGCTGCGGCAATCGGCGGGCAATTTGACGCGGCGGTGAGCGGGTTGCAGCAGTGGCTGGCGGCCAACAGGGATGCGCCGTTCTGA